The following are encoded together in the uncultured Draconibacterium sp. genome:
- a CDS encoding RagB/SusD family nutrient uptake outer membrane protein, with product MKKLSILMVIAILLTMSYSCSEDFLTKEPPGSTSENVFYDATGIDALLIGTYAMVGGSSLWEISWGASIQNWTYGSAASDDAYKGSEEGDQTPVNDIERWQVQTTNNYPADKWQWAFGMGVDRANKTIKVINATEEAGTITSAEADQFRAQARFLRGLFYFEARLVFGDFIPILDETTEDPTQVSNVNPDGAVLKFITDDLAYAAGILPASQAQPGRATKWAAKALAARAYLQDLKYTEAEALIDDIIANGGFTLVDEFIDNFNIATNNNSESIFEIQANVNDINESLNAEMGIGLNWPHGGDIGMCCGFHCPSQNLFNAYKVDANGLPMFDTFNDTDLANDAGIASDAAFTPTDHALDPRVDHTISRRGIPYKDWGINRGSNWVRKQTDGGPYLPVPKPFMKQSERFSLSTTTGWQTGINANNYRYLRYTHIILWKAECRAAANDPSGALTYVNMIRERAKNSTPVMGKVSLTKLPTSVYPWGANTTSADYMTGGEVDWTKPAANYQIELYSSFANGNEAMRAVQWEQRLEFATEGMRFFDLRRWDNLPNKIGGKSMAEVLNGFAQADLRVRPSFLAGANFSDNDKYQPIPQAQVDQQVGVIEQRPEYK from the coding sequence ATGAAAAAACTATCAATATTAATGGTCATCGCTATTTTACTGACCATGTCATATTCTTGTTCTGAAGATTTCTTAACCAAGGAGCCTCCGGGTTCGACTTCAGAAAACGTGTTCTATGATGCTACAGGAATTGACGCATTATTAATTGGAACCTATGCAATGGTTGGAGGAAGCTCGCTATGGGAAATTTCCTGGGGTGCTTCTATTCAGAACTGGACTTATGGGTCGGCTGCATCTGACGACGCTTACAAAGGATCGGAAGAAGGTGACCAGACTCCTGTTAACGACATCGAGCGTTGGCAGGTACAAACTACCAACAACTACCCGGCTGACAAATGGCAGTGGGCATTTGGTATGGGAGTTGACCGTGCAAATAAAACAATTAAGGTAATAAACGCTACTGAAGAAGCCGGTACTATTACTTCTGCTGAAGCAGACCAATTTCGTGCTCAGGCCAGATTCCTTCGTGGTTTATTTTATTTCGAAGCTCGTTTGGTATTCGGTGATTTCATTCCAATTTTGGATGAAACTACTGAAGATCCTACTCAAGTTTCAAACGTAAATCCTGATGGAGCTGTACTTAAATTTATCACCGATGATTTAGCTTATGCTGCCGGTATTTTGCCAGCATCTCAGGCTCAGCCAGGACGTGCAACTAAATGGGCTGCTAAAGCATTAGCTGCCAGAGCTTATTTGCAAGATCTGAAATATACAGAAGCTGAAGCGCTTATTGATGATATCATCGCAAACGGAGGATTTACTTTAGTTGACGAATTCATCGATAACTTTAACATTGCTACAAACAACAACTCTGAGTCAATTTTCGAAATTCAGGCGAACGTTAACGACATTAACGAATCGTTGAATGCAGAAATGGGTATCGGTTTGAACTGGCCTCACGGTGGTGATATCGGTATGTGCTGTGGTTTCCACTGTCCATCTCAAAACTTGTTTAATGCATACAAAGTAGATGCTAACGGTTTACCAATGTTCGATACATTTAACGATACCGATTTGGCTAACGATGCAGGTATTGCTTCTGATGCAGCATTTACTCCTACTGATCATGCTTTGGATCCACGTGTTGACCATACTATCAGCCGTCGTGGTATTCCTTACAAAGATTGGGGAATTAACCGTGGTAGCAACTGGGTACGTAAACAAACCGATGGTGGACCTTACTTGCCTGTTCCAAAACCATTCATGAAACAATCAGAACGTTTCAGCTTGTCTACAACAACAGGATGGCAAACTGGTATTAATGCAAATAACTATCGTTACTTACGTTATACTCATATCATTCTTTGGAAAGCAGAATGTCGTGCAGCTGCTAACGATCCATCAGGTGCTTTAACCTATGTGAATATGATTCGTGAAAGAGCAAAAAACAGTACACCTGTAATGGGTAAAGTATCGCTCACAAAACTTCCTACATCTGTATATCCTTGGGGAGCAAATACAACTTCTGCTGATTATATGACAGGTGGAGAAGTAGACTGGACAAAACCGGCTGCAAATTATCAGATTGAGCTTTACTCGTCGTTTGCCAATGGAAACGAAGCTATGCGTGCTGTTCAGTGGGAACAACGTTTAGAGTTTGCTACAGAAGGTATGCGTTTCTTCGACCTTCGTCGTTGGGACAATCTTCCTAACAAAATTGGTGGAAAAAGTATGGCTGAAGTCCTTAACGGATTTGCACAGGCTGACTTGAGGGTTCGTCCTTCATTCCTGGCTGGTGCTAATTTTAGCGATAACGATAAATATCAACCAATTCCGCAAGCACAGGTAGATCAACAAGTAGGCGTTATCGAACAACGTCCTGAGTATAAATAG
- a CDS encoding TonB-dependent receptor, whose product MEKNPVKGFLTLLMMSIFMAFSLGSYAQSAITGTVTGEDGMGIPGVSIVVTGTTQGTITDIDGKFMLEVSDGAETLTFSYIGMLTQKVEIGDKTSIDVVMKADVIGVDEVVVVGYGTRMKEELTGAVSTVSAEKLAATTETSVASRLQGQVSGVTVLTANRPGADATIRIRGVGTINDPNPLYIIDGVPSGPGNNIPPGDIESISVLKDASSAAIYGTRGANGVVIITTKRGRANQQPSINVSVRTGITSASNQYDLLNTNEYAEAVWLSFANRGVAPSHAQYGSGSSPVIPDYILPGGAMNGEVDESTYSYPGNVIFKANKQGTNWYDEIYQTGIIQEYDLSIAGGGTNSTYAFSANYLDEEGILKWTDFKRYTMRMNSDAKFNNWLKVGESIQVVYIDENGNFDDNGEGTVLSQAYRSQPIIPVYDIAGEFAGSKAPEMGNSANPVRMLSDAQNNNGKWMRILGNAFAEVTLAEGLTAKTLFGANLGQWNYKGYVLPTYEHSEPNTVNGVDVNSNYSIQWNWSNTLNYTKTFAEVHKLNVLVGTEAIDNKYQFLNASRRVYFSEDPNYMQLDSGESNKENSGNASEWSLFSVFGRVNYDFLGKYYLEGTVRRDGSSRFSDENKYAVFPAASAAWAISEESFMQNSSTWLDLLKLRLGWGMSGNDRIGNYNSYSTYSTDPYRASYAIDGSNTSAVSGFKPATLGSADVTWETTTTYDIGIDANMLDNHLAVTLDLWQRDTEDMLFREPIPQVMGIATAPYVNVGSMRNKGVDLEVSYNNATSDGMFTYSAALTLSHYKNEITQLSGDPDRYIDAGSERQKTYTRYAAGTAFPEFFGYIVDGIFQTQAEADAHPQYGDTDYNKPGHFKYRDVNGDGSITADDRTFIGSPHPDLTAGLNLDLGYGNFDLNMFFYGSFGNEMVNYVTRWIDYGQFNGGLSKDALYNSWGSPYLSDNASASLPMLDQNDISQEPSTAFLEDASYLRLKSLRLGYTFPKSLLDRAGIKKLRVYAQVSNVFTISGYSGLDPEVNSSGDNMGMDMGAWPTPRQIMFGVNLGL is encoded by the coding sequence ATGGAAAAAAATCCTGTAAAAGGTTTTTTAACCTTGCTTATGATGTCCATATTCATGGCATTTTCTCTAGGTTCTTATGCGCAATCAGCTATTACTGGTACTGTTACCGGTGAAGATGGCATGGGTATACCTGGTGTTTCAATTGTGGTTACCGGAACCACACAAGGAACAATTACCGACATTGACGGTAAGTTCATGTTAGAAGTCTCTGACGGGGCTGAAACTCTGACTTTTTCATACATCGGTATGTTAACTCAGAAAGTAGAGATCGGTGACAAAACCAGCATCGATGTGGTAATGAAAGCCGACGTTATTGGCGTTGACGAAGTAGTAGTAGTAGGTTACGGTACCCGTATGAAAGAAGAATTGACCGGGGCTGTATCAACTGTTTCTGCTGAAAAATTAGCGGCAACTACCGAAACAAGTGTTGCCAGCCGTCTTCAGGGACAAGTATCAGGGGTTACTGTATTAACAGCCAACCGTCCGGGTGCTGATGCAACAATTCGTATTCGTGGGGTAGGAACCATTAACGATCCAAATCCATTGTATATTATCGATGGAGTTCCTTCAGGTCCTGGAAACAACATTCCTCCCGGAGATATTGAAAGTATTTCTGTTTTGAAAGATGCTTCTTCGGCAGCTATTTATGGTACACGTGGTGCTAATGGTGTTGTTATCATTACAACAAAACGTGGTCGTGCAAACCAGCAGCCCAGCATTAATGTATCGGTACGCACAGGTATAACCAGCGCCAGTAACCAGTACGATTTGTTGAATACCAACGAATACGCAGAAGCAGTGTGGTTGTCATTTGCAAACAGAGGCGTTGCTCCAAGTCATGCTCAGTATGGTTCGGGTTCAAGTCCTGTTATTCCTGACTACATTTTACCTGGTGGAGCAATGAATGGTGAAGTTGATGAATCAACTTACAGTTATCCTGGTAACGTAATTTTCAAAGCAAACAAACAAGGTACAAACTGGTACGACGAAATTTATCAAACCGGTATTATTCAGGAATACGACCTGTCAATAGCTGGTGGTGGTACCAATTCAACCTATGCTTTTTCTGCTAACTATTTAGATGAAGAAGGTATTTTGAAATGGACTGATTTCAAACGTTATACTATGCGTATGAATTCGGATGCTAAATTCAACAACTGGTTAAAAGTTGGAGAATCAATCCAGGTAGTATACATTGATGAAAATGGTAATTTCGATGACAACGGTGAAGGAACAGTTCTTTCTCAAGCTTATCGTTCGCAACCAATTATTCCGGTTTACGACATTGCCGGAGAATTTGCAGGTTCAAAAGCTCCTGAAATGGGTAACTCGGCCAACCCTGTTCGTATGTTATCCGATGCACAAAACAACAATGGTAAATGGATGCGTATTTTAGGTAATGCATTTGCCGAAGTTACTCTTGCTGAAGGTTTAACTGCAAAAACATTGTTTGGTGCCAACCTGGGTCAGTGGAACTACAAAGGTTATGTACTTCCAACCTACGAGCACTCTGAGCCGAATACTGTAAATGGTGTTGATGTAAACTCAAATTACTCTATCCAGTGGAACTGGTCGAATACTTTGAACTACACCAAAACTTTTGCAGAAGTTCATAAATTGAACGTTTTAGTTGGAACTGAAGCTATTGATAACAAATACCAATTCTTAAATGCAAGCCGTCGTGTTTATTTCTCTGAAGATCCTAACTACATGCAGTTGGATTCTGGTGAAAGCAACAAAGAAAACAGCGGTAACGCTTCCGAGTGGTCATTGTTCTCTGTTTTTGGTCGTGTTAACTACGATTTCTTAGGAAAATATTACCTGGAAGGTACAGTTCGTCGCGATGGTTCTTCACGTTTCAGTGACGAAAACAAATACGCCGTTTTCCCAGCAGCTTCTGCAGCATGGGCAATTTCGGAAGAAAGTTTTATGCAAAATTCAAGTACTTGGTTAGATCTTTTAAAACTTCGTTTAGGTTGGGGTATGTCAGGTAACGACCGTATTGGTAATTACAACTCGTACTCAACTTATTCAACCGATCCTTACCGCGCATCTTATGCAATCGACGGATCGAATACAAGTGCTGTTTCCGGTTTTAAACCTGCTACTTTAGGTAGTGCCGATGTAACCTGGGAAACTACAACAACTTATGACATTGGTATCGATGCAAATATGTTAGACAATCACCTGGCTGTTACTTTAGACTTGTGGCAACGTGATACAGAAGATATGTTATTCAGAGAGCCAATTCCTCAGGTAATGGGTATTGCAACTGCACCTTATGTAAATGTTGGTAGTATGCGTAACAAAGGGGTTGATCTTGAAGTTAGTTACAACAATGCAACTTCTGACGGTATGTTTACTTACTCGGCAGCTTTAACATTGTCGCATTACAAAAACGAAATTACACAGCTTTCAGGAGATCCTGATCGTTACATCGATGCAGGAAGCGAACGTCAGAAAACGTATACTCGTTATGCTGCAGGAACTGCATTCCCTGAATTCTTTGGATACATCGTTGATGGTATTTTCCAAACTCAGGCCGAAGCTGATGCACATCCACAGTACGGTGATACAGATTATAACAAACCTGGTCACTTTAAATACAGAGATGTAAATGGTGATGGCAGTATTACTGCTGATGACAGAACATTTATTGGAAGTCCTCATCCTGACCTGACTGCAGGTTTAAACCTTGACTTGGGTTATGGTAACTTCGATTTAAACATGTTCTTCTACGGAAGTTTCGGAAACGAAATGGTTAATTATGTAACTCGCTGGATTGATTACGGTCAGTTTAACGGTGGTTTAAGTAAAGACGCTCTTTATAATTCATGGGGTAGCCCATACTTAAGCGACAATGCAAGTGCATCATTGCCAATGTTAGATCAAAATGATATTTCTCAGGAACCATCTACTGCATTCCTGGAAGATGCTTCATACCTTCGATTGAAATCGTTGCGTTTGGGTTATACTTTCCCAAAATCGTTGCTCGACAGAGCCGGAATCAAAAAACTACGTGTTTATGCACAAGTATCTAACGTATTCACTATTAGTGGTTACAGCGGATTGGATCCAGAAGTAAACTCTTCAGGTGACAATATGGGTATGGATATGGGAGCATGGCCAACGCCACGTCAAATTATGTTTGGTGTAAACCTTGGTTTGTAA
- a CDS encoding TonB-dependent receptor, producing the protein MKQKLSRRKFTWNFSGFKLMLSLALSMLLMLSNTLYAESESGSVQQKKTVTGAVISTADNLPIIGASVIIEGTTTGTVTNIDGKFTLEADPTDVLVISFIGYKSQQITVGDQTTFTINLEEDITDLEEVVVVGYGVQKKKLVTGATVQVSGENLQKMSAVSPLGALQSQTPGVNITQSSGQPGEGYKVTIRGLGTVGNSDPLYVIDGVAGGNINSLNPADIESIDVLKDAASSAIYGARAANGVILVTTKRGKEGKIQVTYDGYYGIQNPYKVPPTLNASEYMTILNELNFNEGLAPYDWATMIPGIYQDVQNGWQGSNWLSEIENTNAPTQNHAINLVGGNDMSKFSLGVSYTNQEGIYGTPVEPNYERYTVRLNSDHVILKKDGRDVIKFGENVNYSYNEKIGIGIGNIYWNDIHNMLSASPLIPTYNANGEYFNKTDMDESGLVNLSPNMANPVALMDYNRGQNISKNHNLNMNAFLEIQPIQNLTIRSSFGYKMSASSYRSYTPEYELSNSAINTIDKVSQSMSVGYSWTWENTIAYSYKIDQHSIDALVGQSLEKWGMGESLNANNGGSLFSDFEHAWLDNTPTYTSGITGWGGSPWGEGGLASFFGRVNYNYKETYLLSLVMRADGSSNFASGNRWGYFPSVSAGWVITNESFMENNDSFLDFLKLRASWGQNGNASIANFQYLATVAFDSSNAYSFGNSKTSQSVGGYADILPNKDITWETSEQLNIGVDARFIDSKLGLAFDWYQKSTIDWLVVAPTLASYGTGAPYINGGDVENKGFELALNWNDNIGDLTYGVNLNLSHNKNEVTKIANGEGIIHGGSNVLSQGTTEMYRAEVGKPIGYFWGYKTAGVFQNAEDIAAHRAAGGGFLQTDPQPGDLIFVDTNGDGAITIDDKVEIGNPHPDFTMGFSFNLGYKGFDLAVTTNGAFGHQIAKSYRSFADTKEQNYTTDIFGRWHGEGTSNRLPRLSSGSNANWQEISDIYIEDADFVKIQNVTLGYDFKKLFENIPFGQARLYVTAQNLYTFTNYSGQDPEIGYGYGQSWVSGIDLGFYPSPRTYLVGVNLKF; encoded by the coding sequence ATGAAACAAAAACTATCAAGAAGAAAATTCACCTGGAATTTTTCTGGATTTAAACTCATGCTGTCGCTTGCGCTCAGTATGCTGTTGATGCTGTCGAATACCTTGTACGCGGAGTCCGAATCAGGATCGGTACAACAAAAGAAGACAGTTACAGGAGCAGTTATTTCAACTGCCGACAATTTACCCATTATTGGAGCTTCGGTTATTATAGAAGGTACAACAACCGGAACTGTTACCAATATTGATGGTAAATTTACACTTGAAGCGGACCCTACTGATGTTTTGGTAATTTCATTTATCGGTTACAAATCTCAACAAATTACTGTAGGAGATCAAACAACATTTACAATTAACCTTGAAGAAGACATTACTGACCTTGAAGAGGTTGTAGTAGTTGGTTATGGTGTTCAGAAGAAAAAACTTGTTACCGGTGCTACCGTTCAGGTTTCAGGAGAGAATCTTCAAAAGATGAGCGCAGTTAGCCCACTTGGAGCTTTACAAAGTCAAACTCCCGGTGTTAACATTACTCAAAGCTCAGGTCAACCCGGTGAAGGTTATAAAGTAACCATTCGTGGTTTAGGAACTGTTGGTAATTCAGATCCTTTATACGTAATTGACGGAGTAGCAGGTGGAAACATCAACTCGTTAAACCCTGCTGATATCGAATCGATTGATGTATTAAAAGATGCTGCATCATCGGCAATTTATGGTGCACGTGCTGCAAACGGTGTTATTTTGGTAACAACAAAACGTGGTAAAGAAGGTAAAATTCAGGTAACTTATGATGGTTACTACGGAATTCAGAATCCTTACAAAGTTCCACCAACACTTAATGCTTCAGAATACATGACCATTTTGAATGAGCTTAACTTCAACGAAGGTCTTGCTCCTTACGACTGGGCTACTATGATTCCTGGAATTTACCAGGATGTTCAGAATGGATGGCAGGGATCTAACTGGTTAAGTGAAATTGAAAACACCAATGCTCCTACTCAAAACCATGCCATTAACTTGGTAGGTGGTAACGACATGTCTAAATTCTCGTTGGGAGTTTCATACACCAACCAGGAAGGTATTTACGGTACACCTGTTGAACCAAATTACGAACGTTATACTGTGCGTCTGAATTCAGACCATGTTATTCTGAAAAAAGACGGAAGAGACGTTATTAAATTTGGTGAAAACGTGAACTACAGTTACAACGAAAAAATAGGTATTGGTATCGGTAACATCTATTGGAACGATATTCACAACATGCTTTCTGCCAGCCCATTAATTCCGACGTACAATGCTAACGGCGAATATTTCAACAAAACAGACATGGATGAATCAGGTTTGGTTAACCTAAGTCCGAACATGGCTAACCCGGTTGCTTTAATGGATTACAACAGGGGACAAAACATTTCGAAGAACCACAACCTGAACATGAATGCTTTCCTTGAAATTCAGCCCATTCAGAACCTGACTATAAGAAGTAGTTTTGGTTATAAAATGAGCGCCAGTTCGTACCGCAGTTATACTCCGGAATATGAACTATCAAACAGTGCCATTAACACCATCGACAAAGTAAGTCAGTCGATGTCTGTTGGTTACAGCTGGACATGGGAAAATACAATTGCTTACTCTTACAAAATAGACCAGCACTCTATTGATGCGCTTGTTGGACAATCGCTTGAGAAATGGGGAATGGGAGAAAGTTTAAATGCAAACAACGGCGGTTCGTTGTTTAGCGATTTCGAACATGCGTGGTTAGACAACACACCTACCTACACATCGGGTATTACTGGTTGGGGTGGCAGCCCATGGGGAGAAGGTGGTCTTGCATCATTCTTTGGCCGTGTTAATTACAACTACAAAGAAACTTATCTTTTGTCGTTGGTTATGCGTGCTGACGGTTCTTCGAACTTTGCATCAGGAAACCGCTGGGGATATTTCCCATCAGTGTCGGCAGGTTGGGTAATTACCAACGAATCGTTCATGGAAAACAACGATTCATTCCTTGATTTCTTGAAATTACGTGCCAGCTGGGGACAAAACGGTAACGCATCAATTGCAAACTTCCAGTATTTGGCAACAGTAGCTTTCGACAGCTCAAATGCTTATTCTTTCGGAAACTCAAAAACGTCTCAGTCGGTTGGTGGATATGCTGATATTCTTCCAAACAAAGACATTACCTGGGAAACTTCTGAACAGTTAAACATTGGTGTTGATGCACGTTTTATCGACTCAAAATTAGGACTTGCTTTCGACTGGTACCAAAAATCAACCATCGACTGGTTGGTTGTTGCTCCAACTTTGGCTTCGTACGGAACAGGCGCCCCATATATTAACGGTGGTGATGTTGAAAACAAAGGTTTCGAATTGGCTTTAAACTGGAACGACAACATTGGCGATTTAACTTACGGTGTTAATTTAAACCTTTCGCACAACAAAAACGAGGTAACAAAAATTGCCAACGGCGAAGGAATTATCCATGGTGGATCGAACGTACTAAGCCAGGGTACTACCGAAATGTACCGTGCTGAAGTTGGTAAACCAATTGGTTATTTCTGGGGTTATAAAACAGCCGGAGTTTTCCAAAATGCGGAAGACATTGCAGCTCACAGAGCAGCAGGTGGTGGTTTCCTTCAAACTGATCCACAACCCGGTGATCTTATTTTTGTAGACACAAACGGCGACGGCGCAATTACCATCGACGACAAAGTTGAGATTGGTAATCCTCACCCTGATTTTACAATGGGTTTCAGCTTTAACCTTGGCTACAAAGGATTTGATTTAGCAGTTACAACAAATGGTGCTTTCGGTCATCAAATTGCAAAATCGTACCGCTCGTTTGCTGATACAAAAGAACAAAACTACACCACTGATATTTTTGGCCGCTGGCATGGTGAAGGTACTTCAAACAGATTACCTCGTTTGAGTAGCGGAAGTAATGCAAACTGGCAGGAAATTTCGGACATCTACATTGAAGACGCAGATTTTGTAAAAATCCAGAACGTTACTTTGGGATACGATTTCAAAAAATTATTTGAAAACATTCCATTTGGTCAGGCAAGACTTTATGTAACAGCTCAAAACCTGTACACATTTACAAATTATTCAGGTCAGGATCCTGAAATTGGATATGGATACGGTCAGAGTTGGGTTAGCGGTATCGACTTAGGTTTCTACCCAAGCCCAAGAACTTATCTGGTAGGTGTTAATCTTAAATTTTAA
- a CDS encoding RagB/SusD family nutrient uptake outer membrane protein, whose translation MKNILFILVFAVSLLLMSCEDFLDTTNYTKKDTSNYPETVTDAEQMITGIYSNLSYASAAPHTSYFYAAELASDDRFGGGGENDKLMQSLDLLMNNGSNMVEEFWKVRYTGIFRANMALETLDNCEGYESEDQRNQMKGEAYFMRAFFYHEMASFYGEVPLIVTTEAVNLPKAPAEEIYAQIASDLKNAIEIMPSKIYSSISAGHATKWSAEALMARVFLFYTGFYGKDALPLVGEDGTISGSVSKSEVVSWLEDCISNSGHELVGDFRNLWSYTNRYTVEDYDFTKGQGLEWVENDNGVNPETMFAIKFSNFPDWGTTIGYSNQYALHFGLRGGQPLENTFPFGQGWGAGPVSPVIWNKWVQAEPTDTIRREGSIINLPVELPGYAKGGWADFIQETDYWQKKYSPVSAKDEDGGVVSSYSVLMYGTEDNFQLDNTQDIVLIRYADVLLMHSELTETATNMNLVRERAGLEDKPYSMENIQNERRWELAFEGVRWNDIRRWGIASTVLENQIGQKVYTKGNDDVNKGFGGGYAARYNETKGFFPIPESQISLSDGVLEQNAGWGTPAAEYTGWK comes from the coding sequence ATGAAGAATATATTATTTATACTAGTATTTGCAGTTTCGCTTTTACTAATGAGTTGTGAAGATTTCCTCGACACAACCAACTATACAAAAAAGGATACTTCGAATTATCCGGAGACTGTTACCGATGCAGAGCAAATGATTACAGGTATTTATTCAAACCTGAGCTATGCTTCTGCGGCTCCTCATACATCCTATTTTTACGCTGCCGAACTTGCATCAGACGATCGTTTTGGTGGTGGTGGTGAAAACGACAAACTAATGCAAAGTTTAGATTTGTTGATGAACAACGGATCAAACATGGTTGAAGAATTCTGGAAAGTTCGTTACACAGGTATTTTCCGTGCAAACATGGCATTAGAAACACTTGATAACTGCGAAGGTTACGAAAGTGAGGACCAAAGAAACCAAATGAAAGGTGAAGCCTATTTTATGCGTGCATTTTTCTACCACGAAATGGCTTCGTTTTATGGTGAAGTTCCACTTATTGTAACTACTGAAGCAGTAAATTTACCAAAAGCACCTGCCGAAGAAATTTATGCGCAAATAGCAAGCGACTTAAAAAATGCAATTGAAATTATGCCTTCAAAAATATATTCAAGCATTTCTGCCGGTCACGCTACAAAATGGTCTGCCGAAGCTTTAATGGCTCGTGTATTCCTTTTCTACACCGGATTCTATGGTAAAGATGCTCTTCCTCTTGTTGGCGAAGACGGAACCATTTCCGGTTCGGTTAGCAAATCAGAAGTTGTATCGTGGTTAGAAGATTGTATCAGTAACAGTGGTCACGAATTGGTTGGCGATTTCCGTAACCTATGGTCTTACACTAACCGTTACACAGTTGAAGATTACGACTTCACGAAAGGTCAGGGTTTGGAATGGGTTGAAAACGACAACGGAGTAAATCCTGAAACCATGTTTGCCATTAAATTCTCAAACTTCCCTGACTGGGGAACAACTATTGGTTACTCAAATCAGTACGCACTTCACTTTGGATTACGTGGTGGTCAGCCGCTTGAAAACACTTTCCCATTTGGTCAGGGTTGGGGAGCTGGTCCTGTAAGTCCTGTAATCTGGAACAAGTGGGTACAAGCTGAGCCTACCGATACAATTCGTAGAGAAGGTTCTATTATCAATCTTCCTGTTGAACTTCCCGGTTATGCAAAAGGCGGTTGGGCTGATTTTATTCAGGAAACCGATTACTGGCAAAAGAAATACTCTCCTGTTTCAGCAAAAGACGAAGACGGTGGTGTAGTTTCATCATACAGTGTATTAATGTACGGAACAGAAGATAACTTCCAGTTGGATAACACGCAGGACATTGTTCTTATTCGTTATGCCGATGTATTGTTGATGCATTCAGAATTAACCGAAACGGCTACCAACATGAACCTTGTTCGCGAACGTGCCGGATTGGAAGACAAACCATACTCTATGGAGAACATTCAAAACGAGCGTCGTTGGGAGCTTGCTTTCGAGGGAGTTCGCTGGAACGACATCCGACGTTGGGGAATTGCTTCAACGGTATTGGAAAATCAGATAGGACAAAAAGTATATACAAAAGGAAACGATGATGTGAACAAAGGATTTGGCGGTGGTTATGCAGCCAGGTACAACGAAACAAAAGGTTTCTTTCCTATTCCTGAATCTCAAATATCTCTTTCTGATGGTGTACTGGAACAAAATGCAGGCTGGGGAACACCGGCAGCTGAATACACCGGATGGAAATAA
- a CDS encoding DUF4369 domain-containing protein — translation MRKPFNSRRMLKVSYLIVLSLVLFGCGSETNFQIEGKVPDSSYDGEWIYLVPLVNAPVERVDSTIIKNGAFTFEGYVELPEVYIIRTRPLFRLSLQELLVIKEPGLIHTYMAKNSITGGTALNDSLHHWKQEKQVFDEKLRLIQQSLQNSNEADSLILNQQLDTLNISKINFHYNFALNNKNNVVGQLVLRMMSSSFTDEQKSHFATE, via the coding sequence ATGCGCAAACCATTTAATTCAAGACGAATGCTGAAAGTTTCTTACCTGATTGTTTTATCCCTTGTTTTATTTGGCTGTGGTTCTGAAACGAATTTCCAAATTGAAGGTAAAGTTCCTGACAGTTCATATGATGGCGAATGGATTTACCTGGTTCCGCTTGTAAATGCACCGGTTGAAAGAGTTGACTCCACCATTATAAAAAACGGAGCTTTTACATTTGAAGGTTATGTTGAACTTCCTGAAGTGTACATTATTCGCACACGTCCCTTATTTCGTTTATCCTTGCAGGAATTGCTTGTGATAAAAGAACCCGGGTTGATTCACACCTACATGGCGAAAAACAGCATAACCGGTGGTACTGCCTTAAACGACTCGCTGCATCACTGGAAACAAGAGAAACAAGTTTTCGACGAAAAGCTTAGGCTTATCCAACAAAGTTTGCAGAATTCGAATGAAGCCGACTCCTTAATACTCAACCAACAGCTGGATACTTTGAACATCAGCAAAATCAATTTTCATTACAATTTTGCCTTAAACAATAAAAACAATGTGGTTGGCCAATTGGTACTCAGAATGATGAGCAGCTCATTTACGGACGAGCAAAAAAGCCATTTTGCTACTGAATAA